The window ATCCCGATCTGAACCCATTGCGACAAATACACTCCCAGGTTGCACTTTTCTGGAATCATGCCAGAGCCCCTGAACACTTTTCTTCCGCAGAGCTTCGGATAATTCACTCTCCCCCCCGCACCAGTCGATAAGAGATCCAAGGGTCAACCTGATTGTTTTATTGCATGAGCAGGACCCGGAGTGTATATGTTTCATCAACTATTCCTCATACTGTTAAATAATTCTGTAACTACTTCTTTATCATTAAAATGATGCCTTACCCCATTGACTTCCTGATAATCCTCATGACCTTTACCGGCAATTACTATGCAATCGCCTTTTTCAGCCCTGTTCAGAGCTGCTTCTATTGCTTCACGACGATCAGCTATGCAGATATGAGGGAAGTCCAGAGGTATACCAGTAACTATATCGTCGATTATCTTTTGAGGTCTTTCCGAACGCGGATTATCTGATGTAACTATTGCCTGGTCAGCGTATTCTGCAACAGCACTTCCCATAATCGGGCGTTTACTTTTATCACGATCACCTCCGCATCCGAATACACAGATCAGGCTGCCTTCAGTAAGCGGACGGGCAGTACTTAATATGTTTTTCAGTGCATCCGGAGTATGGGCATAATCTACAATCACTGTAAATGGTGCATCGAGAGATACTCTTTCCATTCTTCCTGGCACTGTCGTTATACCAAGAAGTGCATCTGAAATCTGATCCAGTGTATAACCAAGTCCAATGCCCCCGGCGATCATGGCAGACATGTTATACACATTGAAAAAACCTCTCAGGCATGATTCAAAAGTCCGGCACCAGCCATCACATAAGATTTCCACTCTGGAACCGTTCCAATCACAATGCCATGATTTTATCCTGACCTGCGCATCTTCAGATTGTCCAAAAGTTATACATCGCCCAGGTCTTATCTCATCTGCCAGCCTTTTGCCAAAAGAATCATCAATGCTTATCACCGAACAGCCATCTGGTTTGATGTATTCTGTAAACAGTCGCTTCTTTGCCTGGTAATAGGATTCCATATCATTATGGAAATCAAGATGATCCTGAGTAAGATTAGTCCACACTGCACAATCGTAACAGAGACCTGCGATTCTGTCCAGAGCCAGAGAATGAGATGACACCTCCATCACAAGTCCATCAGGTGCACTTGAAGAATTGCCAATAAAACGGAATATATCGAGAGCTTCCGGAGTGGTATGATCTGCAGAGTGACACTGACCATTAATGTGATAATCTATAGTCCCAAACATCCAGACTTTACTACTCTGAAAACGCTGCTGAAGCAGCTTTTCAAAAAGATGGGCGGTGGTGGTTTTCCCGTTTGTCCCAGTGATTCCTATGACACTGGTTTTATTAAGATCAACATTCCATAGCGCTGCACCAAGTTTTCCTGGAGCAAGCCTTGGATTTTTCACCTGAATCCAGGGAACCGAAAGCTTTGTCTGTGGATTTTGAGAGATTACTGCCAATGCCCCTCTGGAAAGGGCCTCATTGATGAAGCTGTCGCCATGAACCTTGGTTCCAGGTATGGCAATATAAAGAGATCCCTCACTGACTTTCCGGGAATCATAACAAATATCAGTGATAAAAGGATCACCACTGCCCCCGCGTGTCAGTATCTCAAGACCTGCTTTTTCAAGAATTCTGTTCAACATAATTTTTCACATCCTGAAATGAAATGAGTTCGTTACAGATTGAAACTTATTCCACCTCCTGAGTAATTTTCTTTGAGAATCATCCATCAAATGAGCAGTACAAAGTACAAGCTTTCACCGCTTCTATTGCTGCTCCGGCAGGTGGACTCTGCCTGCGAACCATTCCGGCCCCTACCGCATAAGGTTTGATTCCGTTAAAATTTATCATGTTAATAGCATCACGTAAATCTCTTCCGACACAGTAAGGGATCTCTTTTTTTAATAATCCCTGCTCACTGTTATCAAGATAAAGGGCTAATAC of the Fibrobacter sp. genome contains:
- a CDS encoding UDP-N-acetylmuramoyl-L-alanyl-D-glutamate--2,6-diaminopimelate ligase, which produces MLNRILEKAGLEILTRGGSGDPFITDICYDSRKVSEGSLYIAIPGTKVHGDSFINEALSRGALAVISQNPQTKLSVPWIQVKNPRLAPGKLGAALWNVDLNKTSVIGITGTNGKTTTAHLFEKLLQQRFQSSKVWMFGTIDYHINGQCHSADHTTPEALDIFRFIGNSSSAPDGLVMEVSSHSLALDRIAGLCYDCAVWTNLTQDHLDFHNDMESYYQAKKRLFTEYIKPDGCSVISIDDSFGKRLADEIRPGRCITFGQSEDAQVRIKSWHCDWNGSRVEILCDGWCRTFESCLRGFFNVYNMSAMIAGGIGLGYTLDQISDALLGITTVPGRMERVSLDAPFTVIVDYAHTPDALKNILSTARPLTEGSLICVFGCGGDRDKSKRPIMGSAVAEYADQAIVTSDNPRSERPQKIIDDIVTGIPLDFPHICIADRREAIEAALNRAEKGDCIVIAGKGHEDYQEVNGVRHHFNDKEVVTELFNSMRNS
- a CDS encoding PASTA domain-containing protein → VLALYLDNSEQGLLKKEIPYCVGRDLRDAINMINFNGIKPYAVGAGMVRRQSPPAGAAIEAVKACTLYCSFDG